The Halalkalicoccus sp. NIPERK01 genome window below encodes:
- a CDS encoding thiamine pyrophosphate-requiring protein: MASPEVGERVIETLGDVGISYVFSTFGTDHPPLIKGLAKHDDPTLILAPHEMLAASAAHGYAQVTNEPQAVLVHVDVGTANLGASVHNAARSRVPMFILAGRTPVTTRNEQPGSRSIFVHYYQDVYDQHGLLREYAKWTYELETGANVGTVLARGHDLATAAPAGPVYLTLPREVLRQECETTGRSVPRRPDRVTATATTGAREELLALLRDASHPLVVTSYLGRDESAVGVLETFAETCGVGVVEAAPAFDLSFDREHPLHFGFVTEEHLDEADLLLVANCDVPWVPSRKTPAEGSTVVHIDPDPEKPQYPLWDFEVDHRLRAEPKAVFADLAAAFDETGVASERRDRLAEVGRRRREEVRSGVADPADADRITPGSLSAVLGEVLEDDDIVVDETVTNTVDVLRHLTRTEPGSYYSYCSSGLGWAGGASLGIKLARPASRVVSLVGDGSFVLGNPVAALQTAAAYDLPSLTVVYNNRRWRAVEDAIRDQYGEPGFDARSFTEYAPESNLARLAEVVGGYGERVDDPTELAGAIESGLAAVDDGDPAILDVRITE, translated from the coding sequence ATGGCTAGTCCGGAAGTCGGCGAACGGGTGATCGAGACGCTCGGGGACGTGGGGATCTCGTACGTGTTCAGCACGTTCGGGACGGACCATCCCCCCCTCATCAAGGGCTTGGCGAAGCACGACGACCCGACGCTGATACTCGCGCCCCACGAGATGCTCGCCGCGAGCGCCGCCCACGGCTACGCCCAGGTCACCAACGAACCGCAGGCGGTCCTCGTCCACGTCGACGTCGGGACGGCCAACCTCGGCGCGAGCGTGCACAACGCGGCGCGCTCGCGGGTTCCCATGTTCATCCTGGCGGGCCGAACGCCCGTGACGACACGGAACGAACAGCCCGGTAGCCGGAGCATCTTCGTCCACTACTACCAGGACGTCTACGATCAACACGGGCTGCTTCGCGAGTACGCGAAGTGGACGTACGAACTCGAAACGGGGGCGAACGTCGGTACCGTCCTCGCTCGCGGCCACGATCTGGCGACCGCCGCGCCGGCCGGTCCCGTCTACCTCACGTTACCTCGGGAAGTTCTGCGACAGGAATGCGAGACGACGGGGCGATCCGTCCCCCGTCGACCGGATCGGGTGACGGCGACCGCCACCACCGGCGCACGCGAAGAACTGCTCGCGTTGCTTCGTGACGCGTCTCACCCGCTGGTCGTCACCTCGTATCTCGGCCGTGACGAGTCGGCGGTCGGGGTGCTCGAGACGTTCGCGGAGACGTGCGGCGTCGGCGTGGTCGAGGCCGCGCCCGCATTCGATCTGAGCTTCGACCGCGAACACCCGCTTCACTTCGGCTTCGTCACCGAGGAGCACCTCGACGAGGCGGACCTCCTGCTCGTGGCGAACTGCGACGTCCCGTGGGTTCCATCACGGAAGACACCCGCCGAGGGCTCGACGGTCGTTCACATCGATCCCGACCCGGAGAAGCCGCAGTACCCGCTGTGGGACTTCGAGGTCGACCACCGACTGCGCGCCGAGCCGAAGGCGGTCTTCGCCGACCTCGCGGCGGCATTCGACGAGACGGGCGTGGCGAGCGAGCGACGGGACCGGTTGGCGGAGGTCGGTCGACGACGACGGGAGGAGGTCCGCTCCGGGGTGGCGGATCCGGCGGACGCCGACCGAATCACGCCGGGATCGCTCTCGGCCGTGCTCGGGGAGGTGCTCGAGGACGACGATATCGTCGTGGACGAAACCGTAACCAACACCGTCGACGTGCTGCGACACCTGACGCGGACGGAACCCGGCAGCTACTACTCGTACTGCAGCAGCGGTCTCGGGTGGGCCGGCGGTGCGTCGCTCGGCATCAAACTCGCCCGGCCGGCATCACGCGTCGTTTCGCTGGTCGGCGACGGCTCGTTCGTGCTCGGCAACCCGGTCGCCGCCCTCCAGACCGCCGCGGCCTACGACCTGCCGTCCCTCACCGTCGTGTACAACAACCGCAGATGGCGAGCCGTCGAAGACGCGATACGGGACCAGTACGGCGAGCCGGGGTTCGACGCCCGGTCGTTCACGGAGTACGCACCCGAATCGAACCTCGCGAGGCTGGCCGAGGTCGTGGGGGGATACGGCGAGCGCGTCGACGATCCCACGGAGCTAGCCGGGGCGATCGAATCCGGCCTCGCGGCGGTCGATGACGGCGATCCGGCGATACTGGACGTTCGAATAACGGAGTGA
- a CDS encoding FAD-binding oxidoreductase, protein MSTANDRVVVVGAGVSGLAIARELAPDHDVIVLDKGGVAADTSSRASGMISLSLEPFPEEWASFALSQFRDLDGRGVFSFTERETVRLVPEANADLYTDRAPDGGEFLTRSELKRRHPDSFGDLSAYGGGLVYDGTGSLDALDYAMTLKWAAERAGAGIFRDHEVRDVRVEDGAVVGVETEYGRIEADHVVYATGWRTRDLLDGYVELPVRPLRWNAVVIEPDDPLPDDCPMGSEPTMRMYWRPTDRGNVLVGGNEHLLSDPEGTPMGVQPSFRERVVEDVAPLLEGVAAGRIRREDCCPTADCASPDGLPIIDAPAEGPEGLAVVTGLHGRGVMLSPVTGRAVRSLITGEDPPFPMAPFRLDRFDDRSADFDYRSHWGPGGDGSGP, encoded by the coding sequence ATGTCGACTGCCAACGACCGCGTCGTCGTGGTTGGAGCCGGCGTCTCGGGGCTCGCCATCGCCCGGGAACTCGCGCCCGACCACGACGTCATCGTCCTCGATAAAGGCGGTGTAGCCGCGGACACGTCCTCTCGAGCGTCCGGGATGATCTCGCTCTCGCTCGAACCGTTCCCCGAGGAGTGGGCGTCGTTCGCCCTCTCGCAGTTCCGCGACCTCGACGGACGGGGCGTCTTCTCGTTCACCGAGCGCGAGACGGTCCGGCTCGTTCCCGAGGCGAACGCCGACCTGTACACCGACCGGGCACCCGACGGCGGGGAGTTCCTCACTCGATCCGAACTGAAGCGGCGCCATCCCGATTCGTTCGGCGATCTGTCGGCGTACGGCGGCGGGCTCGTCTACGACGGCACCGGCTCCCTCGACGCGCTCGACTACGCGATGACGCTGAAGTGGGCCGCGGAACGGGCGGGAGCCGGGATCTTCCGCGATCACGAAGTGAGGGACGTTCGAGTCGAGGACGGTGCGGTGGTCGGCGTCGAGACGGAGTACGGTCGTATCGAGGCCGACCACGTCGTCTACGCGACGGGATGGCGGACGCGTGACCTCCTCGACGGGTACGTCGAACTGCCGGTGAGACCGCTCCGGTGGAACGCGGTCGTCATCGAACCCGACGATCCGCTTCCGGACGACTGTCCCATGGGGTCCGAACCGACGATGCGGATGTACTGGCGGCCAACCGATCGTGGGAACGTGCTCGTCGGCGGGAACGAACACCTCCTCAGCGATCCCGAGGGCACGCCGATGGGCGTTCAGCCATCGTTCCGGGAACGCGTGGTCGAGGACGTCGCGCCGCTGCTCGAGGGGGTCGCTGCGGGACGTATCCGCCGCGAGGACTGCTGTCCGACCGCGGACTGCGCCTCGCCCGACGGTCTCCCGATCATCGACGCCCCCGCGGAGGGGCCCGAGGGGCTCGCGGTCGTGACCGGTCTTCACGGCCGGGGCGTCATGCTCTCGCCCGTCACGGGACGCGCCGTTCGGTCGCTGATCACCGGCGAGGACCCGCCCTTTCCGATGGCTCCGTTCCGACTCGATCGCTTCGACGACCGATCCGCCGATTTCGACTATCGAAGCCACTGGGGACCGGGGGGAGACGGTTCCGGACCGTAG
- a CDS encoding class II histone deacetylase, with amino-acid sequence MTDDTVSVYWHDRMLDHEPPAGTFKFPSMPIIAHEETHPDRRERIENIRAMLGHSFPEVTSYESPERATRSEIERVHEPDYVDWLEAFCADGGGRIEDTTTGANEATFDASRVAAGAAIDAVREALEGERTVPYALCRPSGHHARPACADGFCFLNNAAIAAEEALTHGIDRVAIVDWDVHHGNGTQEAFYDRDDVLFVSAHADHGSWHPEYHPQEGSLEEVGAGVGEGYTVNVPLPPGTGDRGYDALFERIVDPVVREYNPDLVLVSAGQDAGAADPNARNLVTRDGFFELGRHVRRLADECADGRLVFVQEGGYQPSHLSFATLDVFEGVLDRRVDLARFGLDDPFARFDEPTELVDAWLADAIEHHRTYWNLE; translated from the coding sequence ATGACCGACGACACCGTCTCCGTCTATTGGCACGACCGCATGCTCGACCACGAACCGCCCGCAGGAACGTTCAAGTTCCCCTCGATGCCCATCATCGCCCACGAGGAGACGCATCCGGATCGCCGCGAGCGCATCGAAAACATCAGGGCGATGCTCGGCCACTCCTTTCCCGAAGTCACCAGCTACGAATCGCCGGAACGGGCCACGCGCTCGGAGATCGAACGGGTACACGAACCGGACTACGTCGACTGGTTAGAGGCGTTTTGTGCCGACGGCGGCGGCCGTATCGAGGACACGACGACCGGCGCGAACGAGGCCACGTTCGACGCCTCCCGCGTCGCCGCCGGCGCGGCGATCGACGCGGTTCGCGAGGCGCTCGAAGGGGAGAGGACCGTGCCGTACGCGCTCTGTCGTCCGAGCGGCCATCACGCCCGGCCGGCCTGTGCGGACGGGTTCTGCTTTCTCAACAACGCCGCGATCGCCGCCGAAGAAGCACTCACACACGGCATAGACAGGGTGGCGATCGTCGACTGGGACGTCCACCACGGCAACGGCACCCAGGAGGCGTTCTACGACCGCGACGACGTCCTCTTCGTGAGCGCCCACGCCGACCACGGCTCCTGGCACCCGGAGTACCACCCGCAGGAGGGATCGCTCGAGGAGGTCGGTGCAGGCGTCGGCGAGGGCTACACCGTGAACGTTCCACTCCCTCCCGGGACGGGTGACCGGGGCTACGACGCGCTCTTCGAGCGCATCGTCGATCCCGTCGTTCGAGAGTACAACCCGGATCTCGTTCTCGTGAGCGCCGGGCAGGATGCGGGCGCGGCGGATCCGAACGCACGCAATCTCGTCACTCGCGACGGATTCTTCGAGCTCGGCCGACACGTGCGCCGACTCGCCGACGAATGCGCGGATGGCCGCCTCGTGTTCGTCCAGGAGGGGGGCTACCAGCCGTCCCACCTCTCGTTCGCGACGCTCGACGTGTTCGAGGGCGTCCTCGACCGCCGCGTCGATCTCGCCCGGTTCGGACTGGACGACCCGTTCGCCCGGTTCGACGAACCGACCGAACTCGTCGACGCCTGGCTGGCCGATGCGATCGAACACCACCGAACCTACTGGAACCTCGAGTGA
- a CDS encoding fumarylacetoacetate hydrolase family protein — protein MRLGQFESETTDGTWGGLIDGEEVVHLHAAADAAGIALPRDLRSITAEWEWREKVELAATYARETGVGLYDPADLTRREPITDPQKVICVGLNYRDHADEGGFDAPDEPVLFSKFPQSLIGPDETIEWDPALTSEVDYEGELVVVMGDRARNVDESEALEYVAGYTIGNDVSARDLQMADEQWVRGKSLDTFGPIGPHVVTPEEVDDSGDLDIWTEVNGERLQESNTRQLIFDLAELVAFCSRAFTLEPGDLIYTGTPDGVGYFRDPRVLLDDGDAVTVGIEGIGELHNTCRHA, from the coding sequence ATGAGGCTCGGACAGTTCGAATCCGAGACGACGGACGGCACGTGGGGGGGCCTCATCGACGGCGAGGAGGTCGTTCATCTCCACGCAGCGGCCGATGCGGCGGGGATCGCCCTCCCACGGGACCTGCGTTCGATCACCGCCGAGTGGGAGTGGCGTGAGAAGGTCGAACTCGCCGCGACGTACGCGCGGGAAACGGGTGTCGGGCTCTACGACCCGGCGGATCTCACCCGGCGTGAGCCGATAACGGACCCCCAGAAGGTCATTTGCGTCGGCCTGAACTACCGTGATCACGCCGACGAGGGCGGGTTCGACGCCCCGGACGAGCCCGTGCTGTTCTCGAAGTTCCCCCAGTCGCTCATCGGACCGGACGAGACGATCGAGTGGGACCCCGCGCTGACCTCCGAAGTGGATTACGAGGGCGAACTCGTCGTCGTGATGGGCGACCGGGCCCGGAACGTCGACGAGAGCGAGGCCTTGGAGTACGTCGCCGGCTACACGATCGGCAACGACGTCTCGGCGCGGGACCTCCAGATGGCCGACGAACAGTGGGTTCGCGGGAAGAGCCTCGATACGTTCGGCCCGATCGGCCCGCACGTCGTGACGCCCGAGGAGGTCGACGATAGTGGCGATCTCGACATCTGGACCGAGGTCAACGGCGAGCGCCTCCAGGAGTCGAACACCCGCCAGCTGATCTTCGACCTCGCCGAACTCGTCGCGTTCTGTAGCCGGGCGTTCACCCTCGAACCGGGGGATCTCATTTACACTGGAACGCCCGACGGGGTCGGCTACTTCCGCGATCCACGGGTCCTCCTCGACGACGGCGACGCCGTGACGGTCGGCATCGAGGGCATCGGCGAGCTACACAACACCTGCCGGCACGCCTGA
- a CDS encoding PLP-dependent cysteine synthase family protein, with protein MGQPVTDSTDRDRVIEAPTIEPYPECEDPILGRTGGTPVIEHGGRQAGRTYCKLEYENPTGSMKDRVALGMISKMRADGEIDGEGPVIEASSGNTGGAVALVCARLGLDCHITFPEGTSGQKSGYMEAYGATTTACPDVASDHEDYYARQARRIADEEGGTFLNQYENELNPEVHYEWTGEEVVQQLDGDVTHIVSPMGTGGTLSGIARRVKEEYPEVQVVGVDGVKSNIWTSFHGEDPVEYDVAVEGLGKGERLPTMWFDYIDDVRTVADEAAFERARSEARNGFLIGPSSAAALEIADEYSEAPENVVLTIVCDNGDQYFDVINEG; from the coding sequence ATGGGGCAACCGGTAACCGACTCCACCGACCGTGATCGGGTTATAGAGGCTCCGACTATCGAACCGTACCCCGAGTGTGAGGACCCGATCCTGGGACGGACGGGTGGGACGCCGGTCATCGAACACGGTGGACGGCAGGCCGGTCGGACGTACTGCAAGCTGGAGTACGAGAACCCGACCGGGTCGATGAAGGATCGCGTCGCGCTGGGGATGATCTCGAAGATGCGGGCGGACGGCGAGATCGATGGCGAGGGGCCGGTGATCGAGGCGAGTTCGGGCAACACGGGGGGCGCCGTGGCGCTCGTGTGTGCGAGGCTGGGACTGGACTGTCACATCACCTTTCCGGAGGGGACGAGCGGGCAGAAATCCGGCTACATGGAGGCCTACGGGGCGACCACGACGGCGTGTCCGGACGTCGCGTCCGATCACGAGGACTACTACGCCCGGCAGGCCCGACGGATCGCCGACGAGGAGGGCGGGACCTTCCTCAACCAGTATGAAAACGAGTTGAATCCAGAGGTTCACTACGAGTGGACCGGCGAGGAGGTCGTCCAGCAACTCGACGGGGACGTGACCCACATCGTCTCGCCGATGGGGACGGGCGGGACGCTCTCGGGGATCGCTCGTCGCGTGAAGGAGGAGTACCCCGAGGTGCAGGTCGTCGGCGTCGACGGCGTGAAGTCGAACATCTGGACGTCCTTTCACGGCGAGGACCCGGTCGAGTACGACGTCGCCGTCGAGGGGCTCGGGAAGGGAGAACGGCTCCCGACGATGTGGTTCGACTACATCGACGACGTGCGGACGGTGGCCGACGAGGCGGCCTTCGAACGCGCGCGCTCCGAGGCGCGAAACGGGTTCCTCATCGGGCCGAGTTCCGCCGCGGCGCTCGAGATCGCCGACGAATACAGCGAAGCCCCGGAGAACGTGGTGTTGACGATCGTCTGCGATAACGGGGATCAGTACTTCGACGTCATCAACGAGGGCTGA
- a CDS encoding TMEM175 family protein, whose translation MIETVGGRDTDRMDALSDGLFAIVLTLLILQFEVPSVAPDELPAAVIEQDTLVFSYLLSFVVVGLYWIGHHNLFRHIVRHDRVLLWLNLLFLLTVSFLPYPTEMLGLYGTRFAWTLYAVNIVLVGVTLVGLWTYATRAGYLEEDIDARTARSITGRGLIAPAVFSVSIAIAAVSLELAFYTPLLIAPLQVLWVRRYRGTLETVEHE comes from the coding sequence ATGATCGAAACGGTCGGCGGGCGGGATACGGACCGCATGGACGCGTTGAGCGACGGATTGTTCGCGATCGTGCTCACCCTGTTGATCCTGCAGTTCGAGGTCCCGTCGGTCGCGCCCGACGAGCTACCGGCAGCGGTGATCGAGCAGGACACGCTGGTGTTCAGCTACCTGTTGAGCTTCGTCGTCGTCGGTCTCTACTGGATCGGCCACCACAACCTCTTCCGGCATATCGTTCGCCACGATCGGGTACTGCTGTGGCTGAACCTCCTCTTTTTGCTCACGGTGTCGTTCCTCCCGTACCCGACGGAGATGCTCGGCCTGTACGGGACGCGGTTCGCGTGGACCCTGTACGCCGTCAACATCGTCCTGGTCGGCGTCACCCTGGTCGGACTCTGGACGTACGCCACACGAGCGGGATATCTCGAGGAGGATATCGATGCTCGAACGGCCCGCTCGATCACGGGCCGCGGGTTGATCGCCCCGGCCGTCTTCTCGGTCTCGATCGCCATCGCGGCGGTGTCGCTCGAACTGGCGTTTTACACCCCGTTACTGATCGCCCCCCTCCAGGTGCTCTGGGTGCGCCGGTACCGAGGGACCCTCGAGACGGTGGAACACGAGTGA
- a CDS encoding VOC family protein gives MGQITGLHHVTAFASDAQANLDFFRKVLGLRFVKRTVRFDIPEKIYHFYYGDEAGTAGSIVTFFPIEDMPEGSLGKGQLSATGLVIPEGSVEYWTERLTDHDVEHTVEERFDETAIRFGDPDGTPFELVTGESDIEAWDGGTVPAEHGVRGLHSVTVHSNDPAGTFRALETMDWNRVGRHDEPQAGDRVRYQAPGDGTGAEFVDVLIRPNAPQGVMGTGTFLHIAFDAGEKWEQKEWSDRFRDAGLITTSRKDRDYFWSMYFTEPGGSIFEFATTGPGVTLDEDVSELGENLRVPDWLDVDIEYIDEQLPDITVE, from the coding sequence ATGGGACAGATCACCGGCCTCCATCACGTGACCGCGTTCGCGAGCGACGCACAGGCGAACCTGGATTTCTTCCGGAAAGTACTGGGACTGCGATTCGTCAAACGGACCGTTCGGTTCGACATCCCCGAGAAGATCTACCACTTCTACTACGGCGACGAGGCGGGGACGGCGGGCTCGATCGTGACGTTCTTTCCGATCGAGGACATGCCGGAGGGGAGTCTCGGCAAGGGACAGCTCAGTGCGACCGGACTCGTCATCCCCGAGGGGTCGGTCGAGTACTGGACGGAGCGATTGACCGACCACGACGTCGAACACACCGTCGAGGAACGCTTCGACGAGACCGCGATCCGCTTTGGCGACCCCGACGGGACGCCGTTCGAACTCGTCACCGGCGAATCGGACATCGAGGCGTGGGACGGCGGCACCGTTCCCGCCGAACACGGCGTTCGAGGGCTCCACAGCGTCACCGTTCACTCGAACGACCCCGCCGGGACGTTCAGAGCGCTGGAGACGATGGACTGGAACCGGGTCGGCCGACACGACGAGCCACAGGCGGGCGACCGCGTGCGCTATCAGGCGCCCGGCGACGGAACGGGCGCTGAGTTCGTCGACGTGCTCATCCGGCCGAACGCCCCCCAGGGCGTCATGGGGACGGGCACGTTCCTCCACATCGCGTTCGACGCCGGCGAGAAGTGGGAACAAAAGGAGTGGAGCGATCGGTTCCGCGATGCCGGCCTGATCACGACCTCGCGGAAGGACCGCGACTACTTCTGGTCGATGTACTTCACCGAACCCGGCGGCTCGATCTTCGAGTTCGCCACCACCGGTCCGGGCGTCACCCTCGACGAGGACGTCTCGGAACTCGGCGAGAATCTCCGCGTTCCCGACTGGCTCGACGTCGATATCGAGTACATCGACGAACAGCTCCCCGACATCACCGTCGAGTGA
- a CDS encoding TetR/AcrR family transcriptional regulator has protein sequence MAGSEKRSSSEGTREAIMEATFRALSKHGYTDLRMRDIGDEFELTRPVIHYHYNSKHELISSFLEYLIAQYKDDVTLDDSEDQWKRLEIRIDQCMFGPDIDGFDHWERMKVYHELFSQAQHNDAHRELFNEHYEQMVIGLADVIQAGIEQGTFADVDAMELSQLLTDVIHSARARRISLGQKDAPERARAAIDAFVLPSLVPNVHVEIPATDP, from the coding sequence ATGGCTGGCTCGGAGAAGCGTTCCTCGTCGGAAGGGACACGGGAGGCGATCATGGAGGCGACCTTTCGCGCCCTCAGCAAACACGGCTATACGGACCTCCGGATGCGGGACATCGGCGACGAGTTCGAACTGACGCGACCCGTGATCCACTACCACTACAACAGCAAACACGAGCTGATCTCGTCGTTCCTCGAGTATCTCATCGCACAGTACAAGGACGACGTCACGCTCGACGACAGCGAGGACCAGTGGAAGCGACTGGAGATCCGGATCGATCAGTGTATGTTCGGGCCCGACATCGACGGGTTCGACCACTGGGAGCGGATGAAGGTCTACCACGAACTCTTCTCTCAGGCCCAGCACAACGACGCGCACCGCGAACTGTTCAACGAGCACTACGAGCAGATGGTCATCGGGCTCGCCGACGTGATCCAGGCGGGGATCGAGCAGGGGACGTTCGCCGACGTCGACGCGATGGAACTCTCACAGCTCCTGACGGACGTCATCCACTCGGCGCGGGCCCGTCGGATCTCGCTGGGCCAGAAGGACGCGCCCGAGCGGGCACGTGCCGCGATCGATGCGTTCGTGCTTCCGAGCCTCGTCCCGAACGTCCACGTCGAGATCCCCGCGACCGACCCCTGA
- a CDS encoding TatD family hydrolase has protein sequence MAHRYPTRRPTDLDHREGDAPVDLPAELTTIPWIDVHNHAHTLSWNDREKFALSGCHSMVMMAAAYYWTPYKPVAAADVRYLWDDALNRLAPIREAHPFDAAVGIGIHTGARVEDYEDLLEVMPEYCELDEVAAVGEIGITESQHVAGWDLEGQKDVTRRQLEVAADHDLPAILHTPADLRDVEFPDRVHGSIPGYELDLSLQREPVLSGEYPKRDAVEIDLELKDEAGLPDDRLVLSHADPRIAPYVLENTDCYCSFTVSYPWLLGVEPHHVAEVVAEYGPDRILVETDSAGILRSDVFAYKRTIFEMYRMGIDVETIRQVVFENPREVLR, from the coding sequence ATGGCCCACCGATACCCGACACGGCGCCCGACTGACCTCGACCACCGCGAGGGCGATGCGCCAGTCGACCTTCCAGCAGAGCTGACGACCATCCCGTGGATCGACGTCCACAACCACGCGCACACGCTCTCGTGGAACGACCGCGAGAAGTTCGCGCTGAGCGGCTGTCACTCGATGGTGATGATGGCCGCCGCCTACTACTGGACGCCGTACAAACCCGTCGCGGCCGCGGACGTCCGCTATCTCTGGGACGACGCGCTCAACCGCCTCGCCCCGATCCGGGAGGCACACCCCTTCGACGCCGCGGTCGGAATCGGGATCCACACCGGGGCTCGCGTCGAGGACTACGAGGACCTGCTCGAGGTCATGCCCGAGTACTGCGAACTCGACGAGGTGGCCGCCGTCGGCGAGATCGGCATCACCGAATCACAGCACGTCGCCGGCTGGGACCTCGAAGGACAGAAGGACGTGACCCGACGCCAGCTCGAGGTCGCCGCCGATCACGACCTGCCGGCGATCCTGCACACGCCCGCGGATCTCAGGGATGTCGAGTTCCCGGATCGGGTCCACGGCTCGATCCCCGGCTACGAGCTGGACCTCTCCCTCCAGCGAGAGCCCGTGCTCTCCGGCGAGTACCCGAAACGCGACGCCGTCGAGATCGATCTCGAACTGAAAGACGAGGCGGGCCTGCCGGACGACCGACTGGTGCTCTCGCACGCCGATCCGAGGATCGCCCCCTACGTCCTCGAGAACACGGACTGTTACTGCAGTTTCACCGTCAGCTATCCGTGGCTCCTCGGGGTCGAACCACACCACGTCGCCGAGGTCGTCGCCGAGTACGGGCCCGATCGGATTCTGGTCGAGACCGACAGCGCGGGGATCCTTCGGAGCGACGTCTTCGCCTACAAACGGACGATCTTCGAGATGTATCGGATGGGGATCGATGTGGAGACGATCCGACAAGTCGTGTTCGAAAACCCACGGGAGGTGCTTCGGTGA